From the Leishmania panamensis strain MHOM/PA/94/PSC-1 chromosome 31 sequence genome, one window contains:
- a CDS encoding calreticulin, putative (TriTrypDB/GeneDB-style sysID: LpmP.31.2430), with amino-acid sequence MAQRTMLTAVVGVLVLCVCLVQAKIFFHEEFNTLDGWVQSEHKDDYGKVELSAGALHVDAAKEQGVKLTEDSKFYAISKELPTPVSNDGKPLVISFSVKNEQNLKCGGAYLKFFSELNQKDLHSESPYWLMFGPDVCGFQNRLHFIFNYKDENHLWRSFWKLNKELNEKATHVYTVQISPNNTYQLYVDGKYIQEGSLVDEWEMLPPKTIADPEEKKPSNWIEDSMMDDPYDTKPEDWDDELPTIADDTAVKPDDWVDEEDGEWEAPRIPNPKYRGAWVPRRVDNPNYKGVWSPQQIPNPDYKEDPNLYKSPAPLKYVGIDVWQVESGSIFDNIIIGDDLQEVLKVVESTYGAMAEDEMNLIEAEAEERQRKEREQEEENSVTEQEEENSVMEHVEEETKAPAALNGANDNEGNQDSNNEDL; translated from the coding sequence ATGGCTCAGCGGACAATGCTGACCGCCGTCGTTGGCGTTCTGgtcctctgtgtgtgcctggTGCAGGCGAAGATCTTCTTCCACGAGGAGTTCAACACGCTGGACGGGTGGGTGCAGTCGGAACACAAGGACGACTACGGCAAAGTCGAACTTTCGGCGGGTGCGCTTCACGTGGATGCCGCCAAGGAGCAGGGCGTGAAGCTCACGGAGGACTCTAAGTTCTACGCCATCTCGAAGGAGCTGCCGACGCCAGTCTCAAACGATGGCAAGCCCCTCGTtatctctttttctgtgaAGAACGAGCAGAATCTGAAATGCGGTGGCGCGTACCTCAAGTTCTTCTCCGAACTGAACCAGAAGGACTTACATAGTGAGTCTCCGTACTGGCTGATGTTCGGCCCCGACGTCTGCGGCTTTCAAAATCGCCTGCACTTCATCTTTAACTACAAGGACGAGAACCACCTCTGGAGAAGCTTCTGGAAGTTGAATAAAGAGTTGAATGAAAAAGCCACGCACGTCTACACGGTCCAAATTTCGCCGAATAACACGTATCAGCTGTACGTCGATGGCAAGTACATCCAGGAGGGGTCGTTGGTGGACGAGTGGGAGATGCTGCCGCCAAAGACCATAGCCGACCCtgaggagaagaagccgaGCAATTGGATCGAGGATTCAATGATGGATGATCCGTATGACACCAAGCCGGAGGACTGGGACGACGAGCTGCCCACCATCGCCGACGACACGGCTGTAAAACCGGATGACTGGGTcgacgaggaagacggcGAGTGGGAGGCCCCGCGGATTCCAAACCCGAAGTACCGCGGTGCATGGGTGCCTCGCCGCGTCGATAACCCGAACTACAAGGGTGTGTGGAGTCCCCAGCAGATCCCTAACCCAGACTACAAGGAGGATCCAAACCTCTACAagtcgccggcgccgctgaagTACGTCGGCATTGACGTTTGGCaggtggagagcggcagcatctTTGACAATATCATAATTGGCGACGACCTtcaggaggtgctgaaggtggtggagagcacGTACGGCGCCATGGCCGAGGATGAGATGAACCTCATTGAGGCTGAAGccgaggagaggcagaggaaggaaagggagcaggaggaggagaattCCGTGacggagcaggaggaggagaattCCGTGATGGAGCACGTGGAAGAGGAAACCAAAGCGCCGGCTGCCCTCAACGGCGCCAACGACAATGAAGGTAATCAGGACTCCAATAATGAGGACCTCTAA
- a CDS encoding hypothetical protein (TriTrypDB/GeneDB-style sysID: LpmP.31.2420), translating into MSYSDVRQKVFRVPGNIVLSVGLSWDFVGADPVDLDLSAVCFTKEGRFLDVVFFNHLFPEGTNVTALQEHYMVDPALLPYMFLSGDSTVGGEDENQHPGLALAARRCHQQRRRRADPHAATTGGMLGTRDYTNAAANVFNRLYEEEQLADVQRAADEAIGYDKHAGDDELGEGQRPSRRRQRHHRELADEVLTLVMSKIPQEADVIFLSVSSYTGQDFTVLSRAKLIIYNESTNERVGVMDLRLTTENGTANLAAMLIRVPAPQEEGVAGVDGDGSLGSAAAQEWDLRELNVRTFGYSFVDTLPLMMDVLGVPRQSLLDVLQNLPDYSLSKAKAEIAPSRLSDVRFGVGWSSEHDIDAFLVFLDENNNYVDHLYPKNGKLRSIARDAARHSGDALCGSTSAGDEEFIDLLTYRVPDNVGSIVVGAVWMESFGAAKRTCNSIFDVPDLYLRLQNRTVMNPHSMEVDRWLVNREAHDQKITKRLPTTYKDAEHREQPVRAVVLGALMKTGTQSFDSLFPNGRRIDQHFRTHRPPLSEGDDGAVSELEADCEEEVPLFQLVPIHQYVPVDPRDGFARMIPYLQCMVAYAATIERDILTAVHCRGAEDEAARLGIATPYSVLGSSGVSALNTTTGTKDTRLALSSEHNMVGWNPVTSASVRRANRDETATKAARERDAKDKAATTALRNRYGRMWSEMKYYDNRTDLFAIAVQFLEVVEVHPQMPDRFQCHGEVWVFGQTNCIVPAHGRVSALDNKPYRSPILVDREKLVWADAHQGSSSCGYFIVHKYDRLRVMLFETASVGVADLDLLSMNALWNSEGDERLTSLSDRFNPIECSVQLTGGSSVMDTGMLVYRGEVRLRVSRVPLNAAMIALQRQADKLNAQHRHVHELQKRYEERYYNKQYQPCVIM; encoded by the coding sequence ATGTCGTACTCGGACGTGCGCCAGAAGGTATTTCGCGTGCCAGGCAACATCGTGCTGTCTGTTGGACTCTCGTGGGACTTCGTCGGCGCCGATCCCGTCGACCTGGACCTCAGCGCCGTTTGCTTCACGAAGGAGGGTCGCTTTCTCGATGTGGTCTTCTTCAACCACCTCTTCCCAGAGGGCACGAAtgtgacggcgctgcaggagcactACATGGTGGACCCCGCACTGCTGCCCTACATGTTTCtgagcggcgacagcaccgttggcggcgaggacgagaaTCAGCACCCAGGCCTCGCACTCGCCGCACGGCGGTGTCACCAGCAACGGCGACGGAGAGCAGACCCACACGCGGCGACGACTGGTGGTATGTTAGGCACGCGCGACTACACAAACGCGGCAGCGAATGTATTCAATCGCCTctacgaggaggagcagctcgcGGACGTGCAGCGAGCAGCGGATGAGGCGATCGGCTATGACAAGCATGCCGGTGACGATGAGCTGGGTGAGGGCCAGCGACCCTCAcggcgtcgccagcgccatcATCGCGAGCTTGCCGACGAGGTGCTCACGCTCGTAATGAGCAAGATACCGCAGGAGGCGGATGTCATCTTCCTCAGCGTGTCGAGCTACACCGGCCAGGACTTTACAGTGCTGTCGCGGGCGAAGCTGATCATCTATAACGAATCCACAAACGAGCGCGTTGGTGTGATGGACCTGCGACTGACCACGGAAAACGGCACCGCTAACTTGGCTGCCATGTTGATTCGTgtgccagcgccgcaggAAGAGGGCGTAGCCGGGGTCGATGGGGACGGCTCtctcggcagcgctgcagcacaggagTGGGATCTGCGAGAGCTCAACGTGCGCACGTTCGGCTACTCTTTTGTGGACACGCTCCCCCTCATGATGGACGTGCTTGGCGTGCCGCGTCAGTCACTCCTGGATGTCCTACAGAACCTGCCGGACTACTCCTTGTCAAAGGCGAAGGCAGAGATTGCGCCCTCGCGACTGTCTGACGTGCGCTTTGGCGTGGGATGGAGCAGCGAGCACGACATCGACGCCTTCCTTGTTTTCCTCGACGAGAACAACAACTACGTCGATCACTTGTATCCAAAGAACGGGAAACTGCGGTCGATCGCGCGGGACGCGGCTCGACACTCTGGCGACGCGCTTTGCGGTTCCACCTCTGCCGGGGATGAGGAGTTCATCGATCTACTGACGTACCGCGTGCCGGACAACGTGGGAAGCATCGTTGTCGGTGCCGTCTGGATGGAGTCGTTTGGTGCCGCAAAGCGGACGTGCAACTCCATCTTTGACGTGCCGGACTTGTATCTGCGCCTGCAAAACCGCACGGTCATGAATCCGCACTCGATGGAGGTCGACCGCTGGCTGGTCAACCGTGAAGCTCACGACCAGAAGATTACGAAGCGGCTGCCGACCACGTACAAGGACGCCGAGCATAGGGAGCAACCAGTGcgtgcggtggtgctcgGTGCGTTGATGAAGACTGGCACGCAGTCCTTCGATTCGCTTTTCCCCAACGGCCGCCGCATTGATCAGCACTTCCGTACGCACCGACCCCCTCTTTCAGAGGGCGATGATGGCGCCGTGTCGGAGCTCGAGGCGGAttgcgaggaggaggtccCGCTGTTTCAGCTGGTGCCCATTCACCAGTATGTCCCAGTCGACCCACGTGACGGCTTTGCGCGCATGATCCCGTACTTGCAGTGCATGGTGGCCTATGCTGCAACGATCGAACGGGATATTCTTACGGCGGTGCACTGTCGGGGTGCCGAGGACGAGGCTGCGCGCCTCGGTATCGCCACTCCATACTCTGTCCTGGGGAGCAGCGGGGTTTCTGCGCTGAACACGACGACCGGCACTAAAGACACACGTCTCGCGCTAAGCAGCGAACACAACATGGTAGGCTGGAACCCCGTTACCAGTGCCTCCGTGCGCCGCGCCAATCGTGACGAGACGGCGACCAAAGCTGCGCGTGAGCGGGATGCGAAGGACAAGGCAGCAaccacggcgctgcgcaaccGTTATGGTCGTATGTGGTCAGAGATGAAGTACTACGACAACCGCACCGATCTTTTTGCCATTGCCGTTCAGTTCTTGGAAGTCGTGGAGGTGCACCCGCAGATGCCGGATCGTTTTCAGTGCCACGGtgaggtgtgggtgtttggCCAGACCAACTGCATCGTTCCGGCGCACGGCCGCGTCTCCGCCTTGGACAACAAGCCATACCGATCCCCGATCCTCGTCGATCGCGAGAAGCTCGTGTGGGCCGACGCACACCAGGGCAGCAGTAGCTGTGGCTACTTCATTGTGCACAAGTATGACCGACTGCGCGTTATGCTGTTTGAGACGGCATCTGTCGGCGTGGCAGACTTGGATCTCCTCTCCATGAACGCCTTGTGGAACAGCGAGGGCGACGAGCGACTCACTAGTCTCTCAGATCGATTCAATCCCATCGAGTGCAGTGTGCAGCTTACTGGCGGTTCCAGTGTCATGGACACCGGAATGCTTGTCTACAGGGGtgaggtgcggctgcgcgtgTCACGGGTGCCACTGAACGCAGCCATGAtcgcactgcagcggcaggcggaCAAACTTAACGCGCAGCACAGACACGTGCACGAGTTGCAGAAACGCTACGAGGAGCGGTACTACAACAAGCAGTACCAGCCTTGCGTCATCATGTGA
- a CDS encoding hypothetical protein (TriTrypDB/GeneDB-style sysID: LpmP.31.2400): MHYFFLEKQSSLTQRWQVRQVAFDSKYRYLYYTKSLSRVDIEEVMTRSHEGDHTFAVSPNASSGTSSRKVKWSGKVKVTQLRYAADEYIVAPGSSDFDERILLTLVVVGYERPLQSHRYRGKVASSGSRSIGGTSEKSFSLWSSASRRRSTSHLSSVRLGDSDGDTDEDDALKTMGVNQPLLPSAEHEVPEPEPPSGFLHLPSYPVNESLDDGFEDEEENLFRDIDLVPDDDENDEETSATASEAETEEGSDDCDVDDGNDVALNSPPSTPTGSTRSGYSFFSRRQRNPAGGGNTKDEKMVQLQFRAANYEVFRIVSLRVRQALVRHGLCGPLHAGLPPYDPRNGIALATVPLHLRHAFRRLNDVVFYSLQIGHVVYVRQQREVRGMEGYLCITHDSILLLQLDGKCPRWLDLEDIVGVQYVLRSNHSFISIRAAEPYPDFVFIPIIPSYPPNSTFNSEECVEGIVSMVRRLLMQRLRAGEVVALAPVSSHSLSVQTAEDIDEYDALCHISDLSNTYTDVFKYIAQEQSTGAVPLRWRWGNSKTPSHFTFKRDLYHALEREDGEDSEDDDEAALSRSQRRPFVGSASASHVHMVESLVPSRQQQHLSTGGGVLVAPVAAPENHGAIYVRAAAPDTPFNASSCAAPQPLRSALPREDLCSNASFMPATMTQLMAPPSRVAELRAKKKLLVTRTDRRSASAAEAAVHASGGHLPPQAAGITAETGLGRSPEAAAAPQSTPAAASVVSAPPKGATLPTLPPRSSTSSRASAIGESLASPCPASQSDAQSASPMPVVTRSASSKPNTYGLIPSQHHPDPATLDFWFSMAAPPVAPVATAQKGLHLSDIHSSIQHGQLSTHQQLETPSTDTASGEQERLGVVPPAIQRGTSAAPAASTVKMTDGASRSVGSHLTLATASVGATPASYSFTSSPIGGGRLYGFTQRAQSPSAGHGDTATNRSCSPKEVSHTAENMSNNRASNEDEESDEDFDSEDMEDMLQRPESRAPPAAAGTTAPAAAAASGAAGGASSGVASSTAAADRKDGVVMRTDGAAFVPVDGGVVTQVVLTAEMLPGYGGDRDEDQRSDAASAPSPCLQALPEMAAFIPSAALHR; encoded by the coding sequence ATGCACTACTTCTTCTTAGAGAAGCAGAGCTCTCTtacgcagcggtggcaagtGCGGCAGGTGGCCTTTGACAGCAAGTACCGGTACCTCTACTACACAAAGTCGCTAAGTCGTGTGGATATTGAGGAGGTCATGACCCGCAGCCATGAAGGCGACCACACTTTCGCAGTGTCTCCCAACGCCTCCAGTGGCACTTCCAGTCGAAAAGTGAAGTGGAGCGGGAAGGTCAAagtgacgcagctgcgctacGCGGCTGATGAATACATTGTTGCAcctggcagcagcgactttGACGAGCGCATCTTGCTCACCCTCGTCGTGGTCGGCTACGAGCGGCCCTTGCAGAGTCACCGTTACCGTGGCAAGGTGGCGAGCTCCGGTAGCCGCAGCATCGGTGGAACGTCCGAGAAGAGCTTTTCCTTGTGGAGCTCCGCctcgcggcgccgcagcacgtCTCACCTCAGCTCTGTGCGTCTCGGAGACAGTGACGGTGATACCGATGAGGATGACGCGTTGAAGACAATGGGCGTGAACCAGCCACTGCTACCGAGTGCTGAGCATGAGGTGCCGGAACCCGAGCCACCGTCAGGATTCCTGCACCTGCCGAGCTACCCGGTGAACGAGTCCCTCGACGACGGcttcgaggacgaggaggagaacttGTTCAGGGACATCGACCTCGTGccagacgacgacgagaacGATGAGGAGACGTCCGCGACGGCCTCAGAGGCGGAGACGGAGGAAGGAAGCGACGACTGCGACGTGGATGACGGCAATGACGTGGCGCTCAACTCACCCCCATCAACACCGACAGGCAGCACGCGGAGTGGCTACAGCTTCTTCAGTCGGCGCCAACGAAATCCAGCAGGTGGTGGTAACACAAAGGACGAAAAgatggtgcagctgcagtttCGCGCAGCCAACTACGAGGTATTCCGCATCGTCAGCCTGCGCGTTCGTCAGGCGTTGGTGCGCCACGGTCTGTGCGGCCCGCTGCACGCAGGGCTTCCACCCTACGACCCCCGCAACGGTATTGCACTTGCAACGGTCCccctgcacctgcgccacgccTTCCGGCGTCTCAACGACGTTGTCTTCTACTCTCTCCAGATTGGTCACGTCGTCTacgtgcggcagcagcgtgaggTACGCGGGATGGAGGGCTATCTCTGTATTACACACGACTCcatcctgctgctgcagctggacgGCAAGTGCCCTCGCTGGTTGGACCTGGAGGACATCGTCGGCGTGCAGtacgtgctgcgcagcaacCACTCCTTCATCTCGATCCGGGCGGCGGAGCCGTACCCTGACTTCGTGTTCATCCCTATTATCCCGAGCTACCCACCCAACTCTACCTTCAATTCGGAGGAATGTGTAGAGGGCATTGTGAGCATGGTGCGGCGCCTTCTCATGCAACGCCTGCGTGCtggtgaggtggtggcgctggccCCAGTCTCCAGCCACAGTCTCTCTGTTCAAACCGCCGAGGACATTGACGAGTATGATGCCCTCTGCCATATCAGCGACTTGTCGAACACGTACACGGACGTGTTCAAGTATATTGCGCAGGAGCAGAGCACTGGTGCCGTtccgctgcgctggcgctggggTAACTCCAAGACCCCGAGCCACTTTACTTTCAAGCGGGACCTCTACCACGCCTTGGAGCGCGAGGATGGAGAGGACagtgaggacgacgacgaggccgccCTTAGCCGCTCGCAGCGCCGGCCGTTTGTAggctccgcctccgcgtcgCATGTGCACATGGTAGAGTCGCTGGTgccgtcgcggcagcagcagcacctgagCACCGGTGGGGGTGTTCTCGTCGCTCCTGTCGCTGCTCCCGAGAATCACGGCGCCATCTAtgtgcgcgcggcggcgcccgATACCCCGTTTAACGCATCCTCCTGTGCTGCCCCGCAGCCGTTGCGCTCAGCCCTACCGCGAGAGGACTTGTGCTCCAATGCGAGCTTCATGCCAGCCACCATGACGCAGCTGATGGCACCGCCGTCCCGTGTCGCAGAGCTGCGGGCGAAGAAGAAACTGCTCGTTACCCGCACAGATCGCCGTAGTGCCAGCGCAGCGGAGGCCGCAGTGCATGCCTCTGGAGGCCATCTGCCTCCTCAGGCAGCAGGCATCACTGCAGAAACGGGTCTAGGGCGGTCaccagaagcagcagcggctccacAGAGCACccccgctgcagcgtcggtTGTCAGTGCGCCTCCAAAAGGTGCTACTCTGCCGACGCTTCCGCCACGCTCCAGCACGAGCAGCCGGGCATCCGCCATCGGCGAGTCACTGGCGTCGCCGTGTCCGGCATCCCAAAGCGATGCTCAAAGTGCGTCGCCCATGCCTGTGGTCacgcgctccgcctcctccaagCCGAACACTTACGGTCTGATCCCCTCTCAGCATCACCCAGACCCTGCGACTCTTGACTTCTGGTTctcgatggcggcgccgcctgtTGCAccggtcgccaccgcgcagaAGGGGCTTCACCTGAGCGACATCCACTCATCCATCCAGCATGGACAGCTGTCCACGCACCAACAGTTGGAGACCCCGTCGACTGACACGGCGTCTGGGGAGCAGGAGCGTCTTGGTGTTGTGCCACCAGCGATTCAGCGCGGCACGTCTGCCGCACCGGCGGCTTCGACAGTGAAGATGACTGATGGCGCTTCTAGAAGCGTCGGCAGCCACCTCACGTTAGCAACAGCATCAGTTGGCGCCACCCCTGCCTCATACTCCTTCACTTCCTCACCGATCGGCGGCGGTCGCCTTTACGGCTTCACGCAGCGGGCGCAGTCGCCGTCTGCGGGCCACGGTGACACCGCCACGaaccgcagctgctccccgAAGGAGGTATCACACACGGCTGAGAACATGTCCAACAACAGGGCGAGCAACGAAGATGAGGAGAGCGATGAGGACTTTGACAGCGAGGATATGGAGGACATGCTGCAGCGTCCCGAGTCTCGCGCACCCCCCGCTGCAGCCGGGACTACagcacctgccgctgcggcggcttcAGGTGCGGCAGGCGGGGCCTCCTCGGGAGTTGCCAGttccacggctgctgccgacAGGAAGGACGGTGTGGTAATGAGAACCGACGGTGCGGCATTTGTGCCCGTTGACGGCGGTGTTGTGACGCAGGTGGTATTGACGGCGGAGATGCTCCCCGGGTACGGCGGGGATCGAGACGAGGATCAACGAAGTGACGCTGCGTCTGCACCCTCCCCATGTCTGCAGGCCCTGCCTGAGATGGCGGCCTTCATCCCCTCAGCTGCCTTACATCGctga
- a CDS encoding ubiquinol-cytochrome-c reductase-like protein (TriTrypDB/GeneDB-style sysID: LpmP.31.2410): MASDPVDIKLDLERECLANECATKMAAYNACLDRIKSVAPEKEPHCYNQYFDIVHCVDVCVDPKLWPTLK, from the coding sequence ATGGCATCCGACCCGGTAGACATCAAGCTGGACCTCGAGAGGGAGTGCCTGGCGAACGAGTGCGCCACGAAGATGGCGGCGTACAATGCGTGTCTGGACCGCATCAAGTCCGTTGCGCCCGAAAAGGAGCCGCACTGTTATAATCAGTACTTTGACATCGTGCACTGCGTGGACGTGTGTGTCGACCCGAAGCTGTGGCCAACGCTCAAGTAA